A genomic stretch from Fusarium musae strain F31 chromosome 9, whole genome shotgun sequence includes:
- a CDS encoding hypothetical protein (CAZy:GH43), which yields MFSRLPSLSLALLSLATGIHSHEALSSLNVRNLEDIRSHITLPSTSNGYPITWRSSDPSIISHDGLVKRQPTTSDVLLVASLEVDGQLHEREFNASVRQAVQQDPYEAYAFSYFTGNSKQGENIYFAASKGNNALDWQELNGGQPVITSTLGTKGLRDPFVIRSVEGDKFFMIATDLSIGSGTSWGDAVRKGSLYLEIWESDDLVTWSAQRHVKVSPDNAGNTWAPEAFWDDEKQSYVVFWASSLYNTADHSDNSYHRMLYSLTRDFVTFSKAEIWQDSKTSRIDTTVLKSGNSFYRFTKDEASASGCTDIIQEKSSSLLAPVDGWTVQATCIGKNAGLQAVEGPTAFKGNAGDANGEKFYLFVDEYGGKGYVPLETTDLDKPNWKVSASYKLPTSPRHGTVIPITKKEHEKLMSAFGA from the coding sequence ATGTTTTCCCGTCTTCCATCCCTCTCCCTAgccctcctctccctcgcCACAGGCATACACTCCCACGAAGCCCTGTCCTCCCTCAACGTCCGCAACCTCGAAGACATCCGCAGCCACATCACCCTCCCCTCCACCTCAAACGGGTACCCCATCACCTGGCGCAGCAGCGAtccctccatcatcagccacGATGGTCTCGTCAAGCGCCAACCCACCACCTCAGACGTTCTCCTCGTCGCGTCCCTCGAAGTAGACGGCCAACTGCACGAGCGCGAGTTCAACGCTTCTGTTCGTCAGGCAGTTCAGCAAGATCCGTATGAGGCGTATGCGTTTTCGTACTTTACGGGTAATTCGAAGCAGGGGGAGAATATCTACTTTGCTGCtagtaaaggaaataatgCATTGGATTGGCAGGAGCTTAATGGTGGCCAGCCTGTGATCACGTCGACATTGGGTACGAAGGGGTTGAGAGATCCTTTTGTTATTCGATCTGTTGAGGGGGATAAGTTTTTCATGATTGCGACGGATTTGTCGATTGGCAGTGGAACTTCTTGGGGCGATGCCGTGCGCAAGGGAAGCTTGTACCTTGAGATCTGGGAGTCTGATGATCTTGTTACGTGGTCTGCGCAGCGACACGTCAAGGTTTCTCCCGACAATGCTGGAAATACCTGGGCGCCTGAGGCGTTCTGggatgatgagaagcagTCATACGTTGTCTTCTGGGCCTCGTCGCTGTACAACACAGCTGATCACTCAGACAACTCTTATCATCGCATGCTCTACTCCCTCACCCGCGACTTCGTCACCTTCTCCAAGGCTGAGATCTGGCAGGACAGCAAGACCTCTCGCATTGACACTACTGTTCTCAAATCCGGTAACTCATTCTATCGCTTCACAAAGGACGAGGCATCAGCCAGCGGCTGCACAGACATCATCCAAGAGAAGTCCTCCAGCCTACTTGCTCCCGTTGACGGGTGGACCGTTCAAGCTACATGCATTGGCAAGAACGCCGGTCTCCAGGCTGTTGAGGGCCCAACTGCCTTCAAGGGTAACGCCGGTGATGCCAATGGCGAGAAGTTTTATCTTTTTGTGGATGAGTATGGTGGCAAGGGCTATGTACCACTTGAGACTACGGATTTGGATAAGCCGAATTGGAAGGTTTCGGCGAGCTATAAGCTTCCTACGAGCCCGAGACATGGAACGGTTATTCCTATCACTAAGAAGGAGCATGAGAAGCTGATGAGTGCTTTTGGTGCGTAA
- a CDS encoding hypothetical protein (BUSCO:EOG09262X01) has product MAPEPSPNHAESFPWHIGVFDAHNHIGERVNSISELPKMKSRAVAIMATRTQDQPLIASIAKTHGAKGPECFAENKTTVIAGYGRHPWFSHEIFDDSLESPTYVPSKDVETAKAQHYKAVLSPAPTDPTFWRDLPVPIALSTFIAETRARLIEDPCAMVGEIGVDKPFRLPMQWTDPRPEPDPDRTPGGRQRRPLSQHRINITHQKAVFMAHLKLAGELGRPVSVHGVQVHGIIYDALTECWKGHELRGRRSRDKEKKEGKAEQQVGDAPKPYPPRICLHSFSGKSDAVKQYLKPSIPAKIFFSFSKTNNMRSDEERKKAEDAIRIVPDNRILVESDLHTAGERMDSELEEMYRVICEVKGWSLEEGVKKIAENYREFIFG; this is encoded by the coding sequence ATGGCGCCAGAGCCGTCGCCGAACCACGCAGAGTCATTTCCTTGGCATATCGGAGTTTTCGACGCTCACAATCACATTGGCGAGCGTGTAAACTCGATATCCGAGTTACCAAAGATGAAATCCCGTGCCGTAGCAATTATGGCAACGCGAACCCAAGATCAGCCTCTTATCGCGTCGATCGCCAAAACACACGGAGCAAAAGGCCCAGAGTGCTTTGCCGAGAACAAAACGACCGTTATCGCGGGCTATGGAAGGCATCCATGGTTCTCCCACGAAATATTTGACGATTCATTAGAGTCTCCGACATATGTGCCGTCCAAAGACGTCGAGACTGCGAAAGCGCAGCACTACAAGGCAGTGCTCTCACCAGCTCCAACCGATCCAACTTTCTGGCGCGATCTCCCAGTACCAATTGCACTCTCTACTTTCATTGCTGAGACTAGAGCACGATTGATCGAAGACCCGTGCGCCATGGTCGGAGAGATTGGTGTGGATAAACCCTTCCGATTGCCTATGCAGTGGACGGATCCCAGGCCGGAGCCTGATCCAGATCGGACACCAGGAGGTCGTCAGAGGAGACCGCTGAGTCAACATCGCATTAATATTACTCATCAGAAAGCTGTGTTCATGGCACATCTTAAACTGGCAGGGGAGCTTGGAAGACCCGTTAGTGTTCATGGTGTGCAAGTTCATGGGATTATTTACGATGCCTTGACAGAGTGCTGGAAGGGCCATGAGCTTCGCGGCCGGCGCTCAAGggacaaagagaagaaagagggaaAGGCTGAACAACAGGTGGGAGATGCTCCAAAACCATACCCTCCACGAATCTGTCTTCACTCCTTCAGCGGTAAATCCGACGCGGTGAAACAATATCTTAAACCATCCATCCCggccaagatcttcttctcattctcaaagacaaaTAATATGAGATCGGATGAGGAGAGAAAAAAGGCGGAAGATGCGATAAGGATAGTGCCGGATAATCGGATACTGGTTGAGAGCGATCTCCATACGGCTGGCGAGAGGATGGATAGTGAACTTGAGGAGATGTACCGTGTGATTTGTGAAGTCAAGGGATGGAGTTTAGAAGAAGGCGTTAAAAAGATTGCTGAGAATTATCGGGAGTTCATCTTCGGTTGA
- a CDS encoding hypothetical protein (EggNog:ENOG41): MNAPESDRTFSPKQALTPTPELYGEIVGDGMERLAAASLSCTEPFGHSEVIFHDVGCGLGAGTGAIINLKQDGIVIKGTDINEDVLELYRQNIAANEWPAEALKMDASKLEFPDETFTHCIGNALLFVLENDGVDAIKEIHRTLKPGGVAILNSWAHTPTIPAIHAAAKKTRPAGTPLPREGLDKWEDKHFLRDVIIKGGFKPEKVKFTRKDVNVTIGDLRRFATMIWSFIGGTSKAGWLESDEENWDAAIDAVVKALTQTEGYEKLEEGKNKIMFQAHVAVATK, encoded by the coding sequence ATGAATGCTCCAGAGTCCGACCGAACTTTCTCGCCCAAGCAGGCCTTGACACCTACACCAGAGCTCTACGGTGAGATTGTCGGTGATGGCATGGAACGTCTTGCTGCTGCGTCTCTGTCCTGCACTGAGCCCTTCGGTCACTCCGAAGTCATCTTTCACGATGTCGGTTGTGGGCTCGGAGCCGGCACCGGAGCCATCATAAATTTGAAACAAGACGGTATTGTCATCAAAGGCACCGACATTAACGAGGACGTCTTGGAACTATACCGACAAAACATAGCTGCAAATGAGTGGCCTGCCGAGGCTCTCAAGATGGACGCATCGAAGCTCGAATTCCCCGATGAGACGTTCACCCACTGCATTGGCAATGCGCTACTATTCGTTCTTGAGAATGACGGCGTAGACGCGATTAAAGAGATACACCGCACCTTGAAACCCGGCGGTGttgccattctcaactcATGGGCTCATACTCCCACTATTCCCGCGATTCATGCAGCAGCGAAAAAGACTCGACCGGCTGGTACGCCTCTGCCACGAGAAGGGCTGGATAAATGGGAAGACAAGCACTTTTTGCGGGATGTTATCATCAAAGGGGGGTTCAAACCAGAAAAAGTGAAGTTCACGCGGAAGGATGTTAATGTTACTATCGGGGATCTTAGGCGATTTGCGACCATGATATGGAGCTTTATTGGAGGTACTTCCAAGGCGGGATGGCTTGAGTCGGATGAGGAGAACTGGGATGCAGCTATTGATGCAGTCGTGAAAGCGCTGACTCAGACAGAAGGgtatgagaagcttgaggaggggaAGAATAAGATCATGTTCCAGGCTCATGTTGCCGTTGCTACCAAGTAG
- a CDS encoding hypothetical protein (CAZy:GH35), with protein sequence MKFSNFFLAALAASTHAQNVLPRGTRPSNILDSRALLQDIVTFDEHSLFIHGERVTIFSAEIHPFRLPVASLYPDLFQKVKAMGFNMVSFYVDWALLEGKPGDFRSEGALDLQPFIDAAHEAGIYLLARPGPYINAEVSGGGFPGWLQRVKGFLRTNATDYLEATDNYVAHVAKIIAEAQITNGGPVILYQPENEYSAAQGTPFPNHDYLKYVNDQVRKAGVVVPLINNDAWQGGTGAPGTGPGAVDIYGHDGYPVGFDCANPYTWPKDGLPTTWHAEHEKISPNTPYSIIEFQGGGFDPPGGGGFDNCYELTNHEFARIFYKNNLAAGVTIFNIYMAIKEDRTITREKYSEIKLQGQFLRVSPNYAIAEASNFTTTKYTDNKNIAVTALTTKKDDTFYVVRHADYRTTDSASYKLKVKTSAGTFSIPQLGGSLSLHRRDSKIHVVDYPVGKFKLLYSTAEVFTWKVFGDKTVLVLYGGADEVHEVAVKGQEKIKVIEGDGVKIEKKNGAGVFQFQTSTKRRVVQAGSLYIYLLDRNAAYKYWVPTLPSKKSGEYGSSVMNPDAVIVNGPYLVRSVAVDGRKLSVQADFNITTPVEIIGAPKGTSRLSINGKDTSFTKSKLGNWLVNPEIKLPSVKVPDLKSLDWHYIDGLPEIKKGYDDAKWRTADVKKTFNSKWPLNNSVSLYSGDYGFHAGALIFRGHFTASGSESKLKLWTFGGRAYGSSVWLDDTFLGSVTGGGNNNNDTSTYKLPKTSKGKKHVITVIVDNMGLNGNWVPGVDETKQPRGILDWHITSDSGKETKVSKWKLTGNLGGENYKDKFRGPLNEGGFFFERQGYHLPSPPLTSFKPGSPYKGLSKPGVSFFTAKLPLNLPSATHDIPLSFAFKNNTSSTGAYRAILYVNGFQYGKYVANIGPQTTFPVPEGILNYKGDNWIGIALWALEKSANVDGLTLTAGVPVQTGRKAVKVVEGPKYSKRQDAY encoded by the exons ATGAAGTTTTCGAACTTCTTTCTCGCAGCCCTTGCGGCTAGCACCCATGCCCAAAATGTTCTTCCCCGCGGAACCCGTCCATCCAACATCCTCGACTCCCGAGCCCTTCTGCAAGACATAGTAACGTTCGACGAGCACTCGCTCTTCATCCACGGCGAGCGCGTGACAATCTTCTCCGCCGAAATCCACCCCTTCCGTCTCCCCGTCGCATCACTCTACCCAGATCTCTTCCAAAAGGTCAAAGCCATGGGTTTCAACATGGTTTCATTCTACGTCGACTGGGCACTTCTTGAAGGAAAACCCGGAGATTTTAGATCAGAGGGCGCGCTGGACTTGCAGCCGTTTATCGATGCGGCGCATGAGGCGGGGATTTATCTCCTTGCTAGGCCGGGGCCGTATATCAATGCTGAGGTCTCAGGTGGTGGATTTCCGGGATGGTTGCAGAGGGTGAAGGGGTTTTTGAGAACGAATGCTACGGACTATTTGGAGGCGACAGATAA CTATGTAGCCCACGTCGCCAAGATCATCGCAGAAGCTCAAATCACCAACGGTGGACCAGTTATTCTATACCAACCTGAGAATGAGTACAGCGCTGCGCAGGGAACACCTTTCCCCAACCATGATTACTTGAAATACGTCAATGATCAGGTTCGCAAGGCTGGAGTTGTTGTGCCTCTTATCAACAATGATGCTTGGCAAGGAGGCACTGGAGCTCCTGGAACGGGACCTGGCGCTGTCGACATTTAT GGACATGACGGGTATCCTGTTGGATTTGACTGC GCAAACCCATACACTTGGCCGAAGGATGGTCTTCCGACGACGTGGCACGCGGAGCATGAGAAGATCAGCCCCAACACTCCATACTCGATCATTGAG TTTCAAGGCGGAGGTTTCGATCCACCAGGTGGCGGCGGCTTCGACAACTGCTATGAGCTGACCAACCACGAGTTCGCTCGCATTTTCTACAAGAACAACCTCGCCGCTGGAGTCACCATCTTCAATATCTACATG GCAATCAAAGAAGACAGAACTATCACCCGCGAGAAATACTCCGAGATAAAGCTCCAGGGCCAATTCCTCCGCGTCTCGCCAAACTACGCCATCGCAGAGGCAAGCAACTTCACAACCACAAAGTACACCGACAACAAGAACATCGCCGTTACAGCACTTACAACCAAGAAAGACGATACATTCTATGTCGTTCGCCACGCAGACTACCGAACCACAGACTCAGCATCTTATaaactcaaagtcaagacaTCAGCTGGAACTTTCTCCATCCCTCAGCTTGGCGGATCTTTATCGCTACATAGACGTGATTCAAAGATCCATGTTGTGGATTACCCAGTTGGAAAGTTCAAGTTGTTGTATAGTACTGCTGAAGTGTTTACGTGGAAGGTGTTTGGGGACAAGACTGTTCTTGTGCTTTATGGTGGTGCTGATGAAGTTCATGAAGTTGCTGTCAAGGGgcaggagaagatcaaggttaTTGAGGGTGATGGGGTaaagattgagaagaagaatggcgCTGGGGTGTTTCAGTTCCAGACTAGCACTAAGCGTCGTGTTGTGCAGGCTGGATCGCTTTACATCTACCTCTTGG ATCGCAATGCTGCGTACAAGTACTGGGTACCTACTCTCCCAAGCAAAAAGAGCGGAGAGTATGGATCGTCCGTGATGAACCCCGAcgccgtcatcgtcaacggCCCATATCTCGTTCGATCTGTTGCCGTCGATGGCCGCAAGCTTTCCGTCCAAGCTGACTTCAACATCACTACACCAGTTGAGATCATTGGTGCACCAAAGGGCACCTCTCGTCTGTCTATCAACGGCAAGGACACGTCATTTACCAAGTCTAAGCTTGGAAACTGGCTCGTCAACCCAGAAATCAAGCTTCCCTCCGTCAAAGTGCCGGATCTCAAGTCATTGGATTGGCACTACATCGATGGTCTTCCCGAGATTAAGAAGGGATACGATGATGCCAAGTGGCGCACAgctgatgtcaagaagaccttCAACTCAAAGTGGCCTCTCAACAACTCCGTTTCGCTGTACTCAGGCGACTACGGCTTCCATGCCGGCGCCCTAATCTTCCGCGGTCACTTCACAGCATCTGGATCAGAGTCCAAACTCAAACTCTGGACATTCGGTGGTCGCGCTTACGGAAGCTCAGTCTGGCTGGACGACACGTTCCTCGGATCCGTTACCGGCGGAGGTAACAATAACAACGACACGTCAACCTACAAACTCCCCAAGACCTCAAAGGGCAAGAAGCATGTGATTACAGTCATCGTAGACAACATGGGCCTGAACGGAAACTGGGTCCCCGGCGTCGACGAGACGAAGCAACCCCGTGGAATTCTCGACTGGCACATTACTTCAGACTCTGGCAAGGAGACAAAGGTGTCAAAGTGGAAACTGACGGGTAACCTCGGCGGGGAGAATTACAAGGACAAGTTCCGCGGTCCTCTTAACGAAGGCGGCTTTTTCTTCGAGCGCCAAGGCTATCATCTCCCATCCCCTCCACTAACATCCTTCAAACCCGGGTCCCCCTACAAAGGCCTTTCTAAACCTGGCGTGTCATTCTTCACGGCCAAACTCCCCCTTAACCTCCCTTCTGCAACACACGACATTCCTCTATCATTCgccttcaagaacaacactTCCAGCACAGGAGCGTACCGCGCTATTCTCTACGTAAACGGCTTCCAGTACGGAAAATACGTCGCCAACATAGGACCCCAAACAACCTTCCCCGTTCCGGAAGGAATTCTGAACTACAAGGGTGATAACTGGATCGGCATCGCGCTCTGGGCGTTAGAGAAGAGCGCCAACGTCGATGGGCTGACTTTAACAGCTGGCGTGCCTGTTCAAACCGGTCGAAAGGCTGTAAAGGTTGTCGAAGGGCCGAAGTATTCTAAACGCCAAGATGCTTATTAG
- a CDS encoding hypothetical protein (CAZy:PL3), with protein sequence MKASLFLSLLPVAQAAVIDTRQSKTGDGKQGDTDATQGDLSQRPPPRFPFPITKFPVAKETVVLKNAKYIMPGEVFDGKMKRYERPEGSCNEQAEGTDADAVFNLLPGSTIRNVIIGKNQAEGIHALGDAWVENVWWEDVCEDALTSKGLNTQLRVIGGGARSATDKIFQDNSLGGKYNITGFYAEGFGTFYQSCGNCLNQAKRNATIQNVIAVDGLRMGIINPNFGDEFRLKNAQIDNVTSIVDKEIGNNVQTVPYYIGNGPDEKYALYNETRDNITKFKGKVTNAYEPEDPYEWLEEFWPEGFN encoded by the exons ATGAAGGCCTCACTATTCCTGTCCCTCCTGCCCGTCGCCCAAGCCGCTGTCATTGACACCCGTCAATCCAAGACCGGCGATGGCAAGCAAGGTGACACCGATGCCACCCAAGGAGATCTCAGCCAAAGGCCACCGCCGCGCTTCCCCTTCCCAATCACCAAGTTCCCCGTCGCCAAGGAGACTGTCGTTCTCAAGAATGCCAAGTACATCATGCCTGGTGAGGTCTTCGATGGCAAGATGAAGCGCTATGAACGACCTGAGGGAAGCTGCAATGAACAAGCTGAGGgcactgatgctgatgctgtcTTCAACTTGTTGCCCGGTTCGACTATTCGAAATGTCATCATTGGAAAGAACCAGGCTGAGGGTATTCATGCTTTGGGTGATGCCTGGGTTGAAAATG TTTGGTGGGAGGACGTTTGCGAGGACGCCCTTACATCAAAGGGCCTGAACACCCAGTTGAGGGTCATTGGCGGCGGAGCCCGAAGCGCAACAGACAAG ATCTTCCAAGACAACTCGCTTGGTGGCAAGTACAACATCACCGGCTTTTACGCAGAGGGATTTGGAACATTCTACCAGTCTTGCGGCAACTGCCTCAACCAAGCCAAGCGGAATGCCACGATCCAGAATGTCATTGCCGTTGACGGTCTTAGAATGGGCATC ATCAACCCTAACTTCGGTGATGAGTTCCGTCTCAAGAACGCTCAGATTGATAATGTGACGAGTATCGTCGACAAGGAAATCGGCAACAACGTGCAGACAGTTCCATACTATATCGGAAACGGGCCTGATGAGAAGTACGCTTTGTATAATGAGACAAGAGATAACATTACAAagttcaagggcaaggtcACAAACGCATATGAGCCTGAGGATCCTTATGAGTGGCTTGAAGAGTTCTGGCCTGAGGGCTTCAACTGA
- a CDS encoding hypothetical protein (EggNog:ENOG41), with amino-acid sequence MSDAGRNTPVEMKPLPEVHARQDVSGVNTPPNQVYLPSPSPPVQDGMNDSNYFSGPRDLRGHSKWPLILQLHGSIMPSLIIPLFLVACWSTAITVISKKVHDLSVNSVLLTILGFVVGLSLSFRSSTAYERYAEGRPDTGADGQDTRELLIKKLGALKLIAGFAVALKHTLRFEHCASQPDMQPYIAHLDTFSGRTTAVPKRRVTNFKQVAGEYLGLSFAQSDPRKHLKRAEEHQGNLPLEILNHLAISVDCLVANKQLPVAIHQTVAYNHITMLNDVAVGCDRVLNTPLPIAYTIAISQITFVYVMLLPFPLTGPLGWIAIPATITAAYIIFGLLFIGQEIENPFGRDVNDLPLETFCDQIATDLDITASFDRRGADHFLLNGTPLYPVSAASGNAWMDSSEEKMRETIKTKPHVLFSWRRQRSRENSSKEMDGKIV; translated from the exons ATGTCGGACGCAGGTCGAAATACTCCAGTGGAGATGAAGCCACTCCCAGAGGTCCATGCTAGACAGGATGTCTCTGGCGTTAACACTCCTCCAAACCAGGTGTACCTGCCCTCGCCTTCGCCTCCAGTGCAAGATGGCATGAATGATAGCAACTACTTCAGTGGTCCCAGGGATCTCCGAGGCCATTCCAAATGGCCACTCATCCTTCAACTCCACGGCTCAATCATGCCATCGCTCATCATCCCTCTTTTCCTCGTCGCATGCTGGTCCACTGCTATCACGGTCATATCCAAGAAAGTTCATGATCTCAGCGTCAACTCTGTTCTTCTCACTATTCTCGGTTTCGTCGTCGGTCTCAGTCTTTCCTTTCGATCATCCACTGCTTACGAGCGCTACGCAGAGGGTCGTC CGGACACTGGTGCTGATGGTCAAGATACTAGAGAGCTGcttatcaagaagcttggagcGCTGAAGCTCATCGCTGGGTTTGCCGTTGCACTGAAGCACACGCTTCGCTTTGAGCATTGTGCGAGTCAACCTGATATGCAACCCTACATCGCCCACCTCGACACATTCTCAGGCCGTACAACAGCCGTGCCGAAGCGAAGAGTCACAAACTTCAAACAGGTGGCTGGTGAATATCTAGGTCTCTCATTCGCGCAGAGTGATCCCCGCAAGCACCTCAAGAGAGCCGAAGAGCACCAAGGAAATCTTCCGCTTGAGATACTGAACCATCTTGCCATCTCTGTCGACTGTCTCGTGGCAAACAAGCAGCTACCCGTTGCCATCCACCAAACTGTTGCGTATAATCACATCACCATGCTCAACGACGTAGCAGTCGGGTGTGATCGAGTGCTCAATACCCCCTTGCCGATCGCATACACTATCGCCATTAGTCAGATCACGTTTGTGTATGTTATGCTGCTGCCGTTTCCGTTGACCGGCCCTCTTGGCTGGATAGCTATCCCGGCTACCATCACTGCAGCATATATCATCTTTGGTCTATTGTTCATTGGACAAGAGATCGAGAATCCATTTGGTCGTGATGTCAACGACTTGCCGCTAGAGACCTTCTGCGATCAGATTGCAACTGATCTTGACATCACTGCTTCATTCGATCGCCGGGGTGCTGACCATTTCTTGCTTAACGGAACACCCCTATATCCTGTCAGTGCTGCGTCAGGAAATGCTTGGATGGATAGTAGCGAGGAAAAAATGAGGGAAACTATCAAGACTAAGCCGCATGTTCTGTTCAGCTGGCGACGTCAGAGGTCTCGTGAGAATTCATCCAAGGAGATGGATGGGAAGATTGTGTAG
- a CDS encoding hypothetical protein (CAZy:PL1), whose translation MKFTSAVTTFFATLALASPLESRDALLKRQAAEPCTVGYCTQNGGTTGGAKGSTVTVTTVAALIEAAKRTEPLTIIVSGKLTGSDKVRPASDKTIIGAAGSSITGVGFYVRRQKNVILRNLKIAKVDASNGDAIGIDESTNVWVDHCDLSGDLSLGKDDLDGLLDISHGADWITVSNTYFHDHWKGSLIGHSDSNASEDKGKLHITYANNYWKNVSSRQPLIRFATVHIVNNYWDGILLSGVNTRMGAQVLVQSSAFANSAERAIFFADSKETGYAVVEDVDLGGSVNSAPKGTLTSASLPYKVTLLGSGKIASTIPGTAGQKL comes from the exons atgaaGTTCACTTCAGCCGTTACCACTTTCTTCGCCACCTTGGCACTCGCTTCTCCGCTTGAGAGCCGCGATGCCCTCCTCAAGCGCCAAGCTGCGGAGCCTTGCACCGTCGGATACTGCACCCAGAACGGCGGTACCACTGGCGGTGCCAAGGGCTCGACCGTCACTGTCACCACAGTCGCTGCTCTCATTGAAGCTGCTAAACGCACTGAGCCTCTCACCATCATTGTCTCTGGCAAGTTGACAGGCAGCGATAAAGTTCGACCTGCGTCTGATAAGACTATcattggtgctgctggaagCT CCATCACTGGAGTTGGCTTCTATGTTCGTCGCCAGAAGAACGTTATTCTTCGAAACCTCAAGATCGCCAAGGTTGATGCTTCCAACGGCGATGCTATCGGTATTGATGAATCTACCAACGTTTGGGTTGACCACTGTGATCTATCCGGTGATTTAAGTCTTGGAAAAGACGAccttgatggtcttcttgacattTCTCATGGTGCTGACTGGATCACTGTGTCCAACACCTACTTCCACGACCAC TGGAAGGGCTCTCTGATCGGTCACTCTGACAGCAACGCCTCAGAGGACAAGGGCAAGCTCCACATCACCTACGCCAACAACTACTGGAAGAACGTCAGTAGCCGCCAGCCCCTCATCCGCTTCGCTACCGTGCACATTGTCAACAACTACTGGGACGGCATTCTGCTCTCCGGTGTCAACACCCGCATGGGCGCTCAAGTTCTCGTTCAGAGCTCTGCTTTCGCCAACTCTGCTGAGAGAGCTATCTTCTTTGCTGATTCCAAGGAGACTGGctatgctgttgttgaggatgttgatctcGGTGGTTCAGTCAACTCTGCTCCCAAGGGTACTCTCACTTCTGCTTCGCTTCCTTACAAGGTTACACTTCTTGGATCTGGAAAGATTGCTTCTACTATTCCGGGTACTGCTGGTCAGAAGCTGTAA
- a CDS encoding hypothetical protein (CAZy:GH47) yields the protein MEDAEIVDKILRQIMLTDFTVTVVPDQPISLFETTIRYLGGLLSAYDLLSGSYKHLATDMYLRNNLLKAAIILADRLSIAFDTPSGIPDDEIIFNPQLRRFGNIDNSITCFGTLVLEWTRLSDLTGNQTYAKLAQRAQDHLIHPKTKQSFTLPGLIGTYVKLKDGYFGDYQAGWGGGSDSYYEYLIKMYAYDPVAFAEYGESWIKAAESSMLYLASSPSTRPDLTFLGEMRGNTMIPISSHLASVCGGSLILGGLLLQNQTFVDFGVKLSESYYDVYRQSPSGIGPELFRWVDDGRQPLAKASSKRLPAPKWQSFYEKSGYYHTNAEYILRPETIESLYYAYRATGDRKYQDWAWEAFEALNRMCKVEGGYTGLKSVMKTKDDKTRNFVDKMESFWLAETLKYLYLMFAEDSELQVRSDGKMKYVLNTEAHPLLVRGK from the exons ATGGAGGACGCTGAGATCGTGGATAAGATCTTGCGACAGATCATGCTCACGGACTTTACTGTCACTGTTGTACCTGATCAACCGATCTCACTTTTTGAAACAACTATTCGCTATCTTGGAGGTCTTTTATCTG CTTATGATCTATTATCTGGATCTTACAAGCACCTCGCCACAGACATGTATCTGAGAAACAACCTGCTAAAAGCAGCTATTATTCTCGCAGACAGACTCAGCATTGCCTTTGATACACCTTCCGGTATTCCAGACGATGAGATCATTTTCAACCCTCAGCTCCGCCGCTTCGGCAACATTGACAACTCCATCACTTGCTTTGGCACACTTGTTCTCGAATGGACCCGACTAAGTGACCTTACCGGTAATCAGACATATGCCAAGCTTGCGCAGAGAGCCCAAGATCATTTAATCCATCCCAAGACTAAACAGTCTTTCACGCTCCCGGGTCTGATTGGGACTTACGTCAAGCTCAAAGATGGGTATTTTGGAGATTACCAAGCTGGCTGGGGCGGTGGCTCGGATAGTTACTACGAGTATCTCATCAAGATGTATGCATACGATCCAGTTGCTTTTGCTGAGTATGGAGAAAGCTGGATCAAGGCGGCTGAGTCGTCGATGCTGTATCTGGCTTCTTCGCCATCGACGAGGCCTGATCTAACGTTCCTGGGAGAGATGCGTGGCAACACCATGATTCCGATTTCTAGCCACT TGGCAAGCGTTTGCGGCGGCTCGCTGATCCTGGGCGGGCTTCTTCTACAGAACCAAACCTTTGTTGACTTTGGCGTCAAGCTCTCGGAGTCATACTATGATGTCTACCGTCAAAGTCCAAGCGGTATCGGTCCTGAACTGTTCCGCTGGGTCGACGATGGCCGCCAACCCCTCGCAAAAGCATCATCCAAACGTCTCCCCGCGCCAAAATGGCAATCATTCTACGAGAAGAGCGGATACTACCATACCAACGCCGAATACATCCTCCGCCCAGAGACAATCGAGAGTCTGTACTACGCCTACCGCGCCACCGGCGATCGCAAGTACCAAGACTGGGCATGGGAAGCGTTCGAGGCTTTGAACAGGATGTGCAAGGTTGAGGGAGGATACACAGGCTTGAAGAGTGTTATGAAGACAAAGGACGATAAGACGAGGAATTTTGTGGATAAGATGGAGAGTTTTTGGTTGGCGGAGACGTTGAAGTATTTGTATTTGATGTTTGCGGAGGATTCCGAGTTGCAGGTCAGGAGTGATGGGAAGATGAAGTATGTGCTTAACACGGAGGCTCATCCGCTGCTTGTACGAGGGAAATAG